Proteins encoded in a region of the Diospyros lotus cultivar Yz01 chromosome 9, ASM1463336v1, whole genome shotgun sequence genome:
- the LOC127810131 gene encoding peroxidase 5-like, with the protein MATCRFIGKKTFVLQQPRLVFLLLTVWTLASASSAAPPLRVGFYRSSCPSAEFIVRKAVMKAVSKNPGIAAGLIRLHFHDCFVRGCDGSVLLDSTPGNPSEKGHPANKGSLRGFEVIYEAKAQLEARCPKTVSCSDIVAFAARDSASMAGGINYAVPAGRRDGRVSLKDDPSGNLPPPLLDAKQLQENFAKKGLSLDEMVTLSGAHSIGVSHCSSFSNRLYSFNATHPQDPSMDPKFARQMKKKCPPPSSKSNPTVPLDSLSPNRLDNSYYIGLKAHRGLLTSDQTLSTSPSTAWMVKNNARNGRAWAKKFAAAMVKMGSIDVITGSYEGEIRMNCRVVN; encoded by the exons ATGGCGACCTGCAGATTCATCGGCAAGAAAACCTTCGTGCTACAGCAGCCACGTTTGGTTTTCTTGCTCCTCACAGTGTGGACGCTGGCTTCTGCATCCTCAGCGGCGCCGCCGCTCAGGGTTGGGTTTTACCGGTCGAGCTGCCCGTCCGCCGAGTTCATAGTAAGAAAAGCTGTGATGAAGGCTGTTTCAAAGAACCCTGGCATCGCTGCAGGCCTCATTAGATTGCATTTTCACGACTGCTTTGTCAGG GGCTGTGATGGGTCCGTGCTTCTTGATTCAACGCCGGGAAATCCGTCGGAGAAGGGGCATCCGGCAAACAAAGGGAGCCTGAGAGGTTTCGAGGTGATCTATGAAGCCAAAGCCCAACTCGAAGCTCGATGCCCCAAGACAGTCTCCTGCTCCGACATTGTAGCATTCGCCGCAAGGGACAGCGCCTCCATGGCCGGAGGAATCAACTACGCGGTGCCGGCGGGGCGCCGAGACGGCAGAGTTTCCCTCAAAGATGACCCATCCGGCAACCTTCCTCCTCCTTTGCTGGACGCCAAACAACTCCAAGAAAATTTTGCCAAGAAGGGGCTCTCTCTGGATGAAATGGTGACCCTCTCGGGAGCCCATTCGATTGGAGTCTCCCACTGTTCTTCCTTCTCCAACCGCCTCTACTCCTTCAATGCAACTCACCCGCAGGACCCTTCAATGGATCCCAAATTCGCAAGGCAGATGAAGAAGAAGTGTCCTCCGCCGTCATCCAAATCTAACCCCACCGTGCCACTGGATTCTCTCTCACCAAACAGATTGGATAACAGTTATTACATAGGTTTAAAGGCCCATAGAGGGCTGCTAACATCGGACCAGACGCTCTCAACAAGCCCTTCTACTGCCTGGATGGTGAAGAACAATGCGAGGAATGGCAGGGCTTGGGCTAAGAAATTTGCGGCTGCAATGGTGAAGATGGGTTCCATTGATGTTATCACTGGATCATATGAGGGTGAGATTCGGATGAACTGCAGGGTTGTGAACTAG
- the LOC127810396 gene encoding mitogen-activated protein kinase kinase kinase 20-like yields MILKALNYVHERGYVHCDIKPHNILVFPSQDGNGNYLKIANFGLANKADEGNRRSDDPRLIGHTRGALPYASPESLFWNMNKSPVDIWALGCTVSQMMTGRPPWECKDRLELKRKIVIERELPRIPDTMSSQGKDFLWKCFERDWKTRSTAADLLRHPFVEGEPEEWADEMPLLRSAAEDARWVSRVSMFKEKEEDPLATVPLEFYLASSLRVPVS; encoded by the coding sequence ATGATCCTCAAAGCTCTAAACTACGTGCATGAGAGGGGCTACGTCCACTGCGACATTAAACCACATAACATTCTTGTTTTCCCGTCTCAAGACGGCAATGGGAACTACTTGAAGATTGCCAATTTTGGACTGGCGAATAAAGCAGATGAAGGCAATAGACGGAGCGATGATCCTCGTTTGATAGGCCACACTCGCGGGGCTCTTCCTTATGCTTCACCGGAATCTCTTTTTTGGAACATGAACAAGTCGCCAGTTGATATTTGGGCTCTTGGGTGCACGGTATCGCAGATGATGACCGGACGACCTCCATGGGAGTGCAAGGACAGGCTAGAGCTGAAACGCAAGATAGTTATTGAGAGAGAGCTACCCAGAATTCCAGATACCATGTCTAGCCAAGGCAAAGATTTCTTGTGGAAGTGCTTCGAGAGGGACTGGAAAACCAGATCAACAGCTGCAGATCTTCTTCGACATCCTTTCGTTGAAGGGGAGCCGGAGGAATGGGCTGATGAGATGCCATTGCTGCGGAGTGCCGCTGAAGATGCTCGATGGGTTTCAAGGGTCTCCATGTTTAAGGAGAAAGAGGAGGATCCTTTGGCAACAGTACCATTAGAGTTCTATTTGGCTTCGTCTTTGAGGGTTcctgtttcatag